The Cryptococcus decagattii chromosome 1, complete sequence genome includes a region encoding these proteins:
- a CDS encoding V-type proton ATPase subunit E, protein MSFFHVVFVAFVIAAIGAAGWFITPKGKNQTLLRTSLLLTLACCYLMWAITYLCQLHPLITPRRSDLRMEY, encoded by the exons ATGTCATTCTTTCACGTCGTATTTGTGGCTTTCGTGATTGCAGCTATTGGAGCTGCAGGATGGTTTATCACTCCAAAGGGAAAGAACCAAAC ATTACTTCGAACAAGCTTGCTGCTGACTCTTGCATGCTGCTATCTCAT GTGGGCTATCACATACTTATGTCAACTACACCCCCTCATCA CGCCTCGTCGTTCAGATTTGAGAATGGAGTACTAG
- a CDS encoding protoheme IX farnesyltransferase produces MSFSPREDSNHRAGKHLTWELFAPRCQKRSSHSIARQTGDTTVDSSRPFFSAHPIPYSPPFKTVYGAANAPIPKLPDLNLSHPTAPAAPISAYKPLPPLTWKRLLSVYSALSKRNLTILMTLTATTGLALSPLPLSIPLLLNLTVGTLLTSAAANTFNQILESPIDAQTPRTRVRPLVTRRVSPFHAAIFGLVCTVVGGAILWYGCNPTTAGLGIGNLILYAALYTPMKRFSVANTWVGAVVGAITPLMGWTATGASLWPTSDQPLLLHTPWSDLPNLPNPLTPLTLFALLFSWQFPHFNALSHMIRPFYALSGYPMLSVLSPRLNALVSLRHAVLLVPFTAILGPLSGCVDWSFALTSSVPNYFFVRDAWRFYKLTNEANAKKLFFVSLWYLPAVLGLMLVHKNVIGWLDGRKEAEEQKKMKMEVPVKDRS; encoded by the exons ATGTCCTTCTCCCCACGTGAAGACAGTAATCACAGGGCAGGAAAACAT TTAACATGGGAGTTATTTGCTCCGAGGTGTCAAAAGAGGTCTTCGCACTCCATAGCCCGACAAACCGGCGATACGACAGTTGATTCCTCTCGacctttcttctctgctCACCCTATACCCTACTCTCCTCCCTTCAAAACCGTCTATGGAGCCGCCAATGCCCCCATACCTAAACTTCCCGACCTCAACCTTTCACACCCCACTGCTCCTGCTGCTCCTATATCTGCCTACAAACCGTTACCGCCGTTGACATGGAAACGATTACTATCTGTCTATTCTGCATTGTCGAAGAGAAATCTAACAATTCTCATGACACTCACCGCGACAACGGGTCTCGCGCTTTCGCCTCTGCCTCTGAGCATCCCGCTGTTGCTCAATCTCACAGTCGGAACCCTCTTGACCAGTGCTGCCGCCAACACTTTTAATCAGATTCTCGAGTCCCCCATCGATGCTCAGACACCACGTACACGTGTCCGACCGCTCGTTACCAGGCGTGTTTCACCTTTTCATGCGGCCATATTTGGTCTAGTATGTACTGTCGTGGGTGGAGCAATCCTCTGGTATGGATGCAACCCTACAACTGCTGGCCTGGGTATCGGTAACCTCATTCTCTACGCTGCATTGTATACTCCGATGAAGAGGTTCTCTGTTGCTAACACCTGGGTGGGTGCTGTCGTCGGTGCGATCACTCCTCTCATGGGATGGACGGCTACTGGTGCTTCTCTTTGGCCGACATCTGATCAGCCGTTGCTTTTGCATACGCCCTGGTCCGACCTTCCCAATTTACCAAACCCTCTCACACCTCTCACGCTTTTcgctcttctcttctcatGGCAATTCCCTCATTTCAACGCCCTTTCCCATATGATCCGACCATTCTATGCTCTGTCTGGCTACCCCATGTTGTCCGTTCTTTCTCCTCGCCTTAACGCCCTCGTCTCTCTACGACACGCCGTTTTGCTTGTACCATTCACGGCCATACTTGGGCCATTGTCTGGCTGTGTTGATTGGTCATTCGCCCTCACGTCATCTGTGCCTAATTACTTTTTCGTACGTGATGCTTGGAGGTTCTACAAGCTCACCAATGAAGCGAACGCAAAGAAGCTCTTCTTTGTGAGTTTATGGTATCTGCCCGCGGTGTTGGGTTTGATGTTGGTGCACAAGAATGTCATCGGGTGGCTAGatgggaggaaagaagcagaggaacagaagaagatgaagatggaagtGCCAGTGAAAGACAGATCATAG
- a CDS encoding beta-1,2-xylosyltransferase 1, which produces MPLNLPFSSALKLPLPRRFIILILSASILILFLHTFAPSTLPPVLTPNLQHHEPDASYFSPSKWLPPILNPNAPTRPLEFDEEGQCLFLSPFDALSAAEKARAQVLSLNEISPGIVRAEAPPAEGTDADPDFDDEFSELSNATRKMPTGLTHPILGLLRDGEAKWNSMLARQSQTLEEAVNVYIERWGRKPPKGFDEWWHFAKSNNVLLPDEYDAIMNSLLPFYALPIETLKERLAEAEKIPETFTLIVHDGKVELQWNDDYSRDTWWASRPRADSQINLMEPFIKHIGTFRATFTIHDQPSVLLDYERQKELLTAARQGKISTHPNEIDRAEQDWKKACAPDSPLNKGEEELEASDSFISSHLAAMDICQHPSYLENHGMLLEEKNSDTHPKPHTKLYPILVPSKTALNGDIPVTPIGKDGRRDDVGHDPEWSRKSGKLYWRGLATGLQHNKKAGAKWRQSHRERLHFLANDKSDAYTEVLSPVGSSGEAELAQMPLKELGQYYMDVKLAGGNWQCDWGDGTCEEMEKEIEFAPKDSSERSNDFKYVFDTDGNAWSSRFPRLMASNNVVIKSTVFPEWNTNSLPEWYAYVPSKMDYSDLFSIMTFFRGTPSGRGAHDEVARRIALNGQCWVERTWRREDLQAYMFRLYLEYARLTSPDRDNGKMDYVPTTKKISNAAHGVSVAADVEPPVDQ; this is translated from the exons ATGCCGCTCAActtgcccttctcctccgccCTCAAGCTTCCCCTCCCGCGCAGGTTCATCATCCTAATCCTCTCAGCGTCCATCCtaatcctcttcctccacaCCTTCGCACCCTCAACCCTCCCTCCAGTTCTCACGCCAAACTTGCAACACCACGAGCCAGACGCCTCATacttctctccctccaaATGGCTCCCTCCAATCCTCAATCCTAACGCCCCAACGCGTCCATTAGagtttgatgaagaggggCAGTGTCTTTTCCTCTCGCCCTTCGATGCTCTCTCAGCAGCGGAGAAGGCACGTGCTCAAGTCCTGTCCCTCAACGAGATTTCTCCAGGTATTGTGCGAGCGGAAGCGCCTCCTGCCGAGGGTACTGATGCCGATCCGGATTTTGACGACGAGTTCTCCGAGCTCAGCAATGCTACGAGAAAAATGCCTACTGGACTGACGCATCCCATCTTGGGTTTGCTGAGGGACGGTGAGGCCAAATGGAACTCAATGCTCGCAAGGCAGAGTCAGACACTGGAGGAGGCCGTGAATGTGTACATAGAaagatggggaagaaagcCGCCCAAGGGTTTCGACGAGTG GTGGCATTTCGCGAAATCCAATAACGTCCTCCTCCCGGATGAATATGACGC GATCATGAactcccttcttcctttctaTGCCCTCCCTATTGAAACACTTAAGGAGCGTCTGGCCGAGGCTGAGAAGATTCCCGAAACATTCACTCTCATTGTACACGACGGCAAGGTGGAGCTTCAGTGGAACGACGATTACTCCAGAGATACTTGGTGGGCTAGTCGACCTAGGGCTGACAGTCAGATCAACTTGATGGAACCTTTTATCAAGCATATCGGGACTTTCAG GGCGACTTTCACCATCCACGATCAGCCGTCTGTCCTTCTCGATTATGAGCGTCAAAAGGAGCTTCTCACTGCTGCCCGACAAGGCAAAATCTCCACACACCCTAACGAAATTGATCGAGCCGAACAAGACTGGAAAAAAGCCTGTGCTCCCGACAGTCCTCTTAACAAAGGCGAAGAGGAGCTTG AGGCCTCCGattccttcatctcttcgCACCTCGCCGCCATGGACATCTGCCAGCACCCGTCCTACTTGGAGAACCACGGTATGCTACTCGAAGAGAAAAATTCTGATACGCACCCCAAACCCCATACCAAACTTTACCCTATTCTCGTTCCTTCCAAGACTGCACTCAACGGCGACATCCCCGTCACTCCTATTGGTAAAGACGGAAGACGTGACGATGTTGGTCATGACCCCGAGTGGAGCCGGAAAAGTGGTAAACTCTATTGGCGCGGGTTGGCTACCGGATTGCAGCACAACAAGAAGGCCGGTGCAAAATGGCGACAATCGCACCGCGAGCGTCTGCACTTCCTCGCCAACGACAAGTCGGATGCCTACACTGAAGTCCTCTCTCCTGTGGGTTCTTCTGGCGAAGCTGAGCTCGCTCAAATGCCTTTGAAAGAGCTGGGTCAGTACTACATGGATGTAAAGCTTGCAGGTGGAAACTGGCAATGTGATTGGGGAGACGGAACTTgtgaggagatggagaaggagattgaaTTCGCCCCCAAGGATAGTTCTGAGAGAAGCAATGACTTCAAATATGTCTTTGAC ACTGATGGTAATGCCTGGAGCTCCCGTTTCCCTCGATTGATGGCTAGCAACAA TGTTGTCATCAAATCTACCGTTTTCCCCGAGTGGAATACTAACTCTCTTCCGGAGTGGTATGCCTATGTCCCATCCAAGATGGACTACTCtgatctcttctccatcatgACTTT CTTCCGAGGAACCCCATCCGGTCGAGGCGCGCATGATGAAGTGGCTAGAAGGATTGCGTTGAACGGCCAGTGTTGGGTTGAGCGAA cctggagaagagaggatcTCCAAGCATACATGTTCAGGTTATACCTCGAATATGCGAGGCTGACAAGTCCCGACAGGGACAACGGCAAGATG GACTACGTTCCCACAACAAAGAAGATCTCTAACGCGGCCCATGGTGTATCCGTTGCTGCTGACGTTGAGCCCCCTGTCGATCAATAA